The genomic region GCCGGTCGACGGAGGAATGGAAGGACTTTCCGCGGCGCAATGGGACAATCAGAAGTTATGGCCTTTTTATAGAAGGGTTCGTCAGACTTTGAGCGCGAACGGATGGGAAGCAAAATCCGTATATGCGGAACCTCTTGTATTCTGGAATACGAATGTAGGAAGCGCGATCGTACCTCCGACGGGAGGAGGACATTTGACGACGTTGCCCGGAGCGGGTTTCGTTTTTAATTCTCATTTTTACGACGCGGGGAGAATGGGAACCGATCTTACCGGAATCGACAATGCGACCTACTTTAAATACTTGGACGAGATCCGCAAAGAAACACGATTTCTAAAAATTCCAGCGTTCTTAAGCGAGTTCGGAATGTGGTTGAACGGAACCGGAGCCAAGGACACTCCGAGAATGATCTCCGCCGTTTATCAGGCGATGGAAATTTCAGACGTGGAACAACCGACTAAGACGCGTTATGCGGACTTTTATTCTCTTTTGGTTTCGGGGACTCAGTGGCATTGGGATTATTACTATGACAATCATTCCGAATTTATGAACGGGAACACTTCCAAGTTGATCACGAAAAAGGACGCTTGGAACGACGAGAACTTTTCCGTGATCGGAAACTACGGAACGACCTGGAACGTGGACTCGAAGGCGATTCAACGCGCGTATCCGAGGAGATCTCAGGGAAGAATTCTCAGCTTTTATTACAATACGTTAGGCGCCGATTCCTGGAACAACGCGTATTCCTGGGGTGGAATTCGTCCTAAAACCGGAGGAAACGTTTACTTCGGAGATAGACGGTTTGCGATTTTAATTTGGAAAGGAAGAAGTTCGGAAGCGCCGAGCGAGATTTTTCTTCCTCCGCACTTTTCGAGTTCCAATCTGATCGTGGTTTCCGATTCCAAGATTTATAATAAGAATTTGTCTTCGACGATCCAAAACGTTTCGAACGAATCGGTTTTGATTTCCGATCCGGATCGTGTCGCCGATTCCGGTTCGCTCTTCGTTTCTTGGGACGATCCGGATGCGGGAGAAGATTCCGAAAAAATACATTACGTTTTGATTGTGGACGGAAACGGCGTTTCCTACTCGGACGATTTTCTTGCGAGTCTGCAGTTCGATTTGAATCAGAGAATTCTCGCGGAGAAAAAAAGCCCCGTGTATCTGATCGGGAAAATGACGTACGGCGGTTATCCCGCGCAGTGAAAGCGGAGCGGATCGGCGGGTCGTGAAGGGAGAATAGAATGAAAATGGAATGTTTTCGGGTGTGGATTTGTCGGAGTTCCGACGAGTTTGAGCTGAGGAATTTTGTTGTAAAGTTTGTGATTTTCTGATATGAGGGATTTGTCCGTGATTTCCCACGAAGCCCACCACCGCCACCCTAACTCGGGTGGGGGCTTTTTCGTTTTACTGCGGACTTTGTCGGAACTCCTTGCGCGCTCGAACTACGAGATTTTTTACTTCTATAAAAACTCTTCACAGTCCAAACACCGACTAACGCAAGCGCGATGCGACATCGGCGCATTCTTGTTTAAGAATTTCGATTCGGCTTTTCTGCATTTGGTAAAAGATTTGACAAATTGAAACACTTTGGTGATGAATTCTTTATCCATGTTTAGGAAAGGAAATCGAATTTTGAAATCAAAATTAAATTGGCTATATGTATTTTTTCTAATGTTCTTTCTGCAAAATTGCTCTACGCATTATTTCGTAATTCCGAAAGAACAAGTTCAAGCGGAGATAAAAAAGGTCCTCGTATTACCCGTATATGTAAATTCCGATTTTACACCTTCCATAGCGAATGTGAGTCCAAATTTCCAATTAGATTCAAAAGAGGCAAATGAACTTGCTAGTGTTTTCAGAAAGAGGGGAATTTTTCTTACGAAATTCATAGATACAATTCTTAAAGAAGGCGAATATAAATTTGAAACGGTTCCGTTTACGGAAGATTTAAACGGTTACGATAAAAAGTTTACAAAGGTAGAATTGTTCACGACTCAAAAAGGGAATAACGGAATTCGGACCTTCGTTTATAGGCCTAAAAAGGAGCTTATCGTCGAACTATCTAAAAAGTATCAAGTGGATGCAGTGTTTTATCATACGATCTACGGCGTTTTAGATAAAAGCGTAAGAATGGGCGTAGCATATAGGAAATACGCTTTTCTACCTTCAATCAAAACGCTTTACGAGCCTTCAATTTATAGGGCCTCCGGAGAGCCGATTTACAATGATAAATTCTTATCTTCGCATTTTGCGTTTTTGCATAAAGGAGAGTTGATTCCTGAAAATCCGAGTGCAGCGAAAAGTGTTAAAGCGACTCCTAATGAAATATTGGAAGCTTTATCAAAACAAAATTTGATGTACACGATGTTTGCGCTCTTTGAGAATCCGGATTTTCCCGAAGAAAGGGAAAGGGTTGTCGTTAACCTTTGTAGCGGCAGATTTTCCTGCGAAATGTCCTACTTCGGCACGAAGGACGAAAATTAAGAATTCTTTAGGGCGGCGTTCGTATTACGCCGTCCTTATTATCGTAAAAAGGATCGATTGCTCGATTTTTTAAGTACTTATTCGACTCAAAAACTTTTGCCGACCCAAACTCCAAATAAAGCCAATCCGATTCCTCCCAAGACGCTAATTACAATATATGCAAAAAATAGAATATAATTTCCCGTTCTAAACATCTGTAAGGTTTCGTAAGAGAATGTGGAAAAGGTGGTAAACCCTCCGCACAAACCGGAAGCAAGAAAGAATTTCAACTGCGGATCGAATGCGGGAAAACGATCGAACATCGCGTAGACGATTCCGATCAAAAAAGAACCGAAAAGATTGGCGGTCAACGTTCCCCAGGGAAGAGTAAAACCCAAAACGGTTCCGAACCAGTATTGCAAAAGATAACGAAACACACTTCCGAGCGCACCGCCGAGACCGATCCACAATAAGGTTCTTTCTAAACTCATAAATGATTTTGAATATAATTCGATTCTAAAGTAGAATCGAGGCGGACTCGACGCTTTCTAAGTTCAAGAAGGGCTGTCCGAATTACCGGGCGCTGAGCCGTGATTCTCCGTTTCTTTTTCCGGCTTTCGTTCCTGAAAATAACGATAGATCTGATAGATCCCGACTCCAAGCGTAACGATCGAATCGTCCACCGGTCCTGGAAGCAAATTCGGCGCGATCCAATAGACGATGATGATCAAAACCGGCCAAAAGATTCTAAGCGTTTCGATCGGTTTGGAATCCTTGATTGCAAACCAAAGCCCGAGAATCATCGCGAGTGAAACGGCGATTACGATCCCGCCGAACAAAAGAATATGTTTTCCGGCGAGTAAGGTCCAATCGGTAAACGACTGAGCCCGACCGTAATCGTCCTTTAGAACGAAAATCGTAATTCCTACGGCGAGAAACAGAGTCAGAAAGGGGGTCAACATTCCCCACAAACAACCGTATTTGATTTTTCCAGAAGTTTCTGACATATTCCGTTTTTCTAATGTTTCGCTCGAATCGAAATCGATTCGAGTTGAACGATCCTATATAGGGCGATTTACAACGTTTTCAAAAAAGCGAGAATAAACGGTTCGATATCTCCGTCCATCACCGCCGCGACGTTTCCGGTTTCATGATCGGTTCTATGATCTTTGACGAGGTTGTAAGGATGAAAAACGTAACTTCGGATCTGAGAACCCCAAGAGATGTCTTTTTTCTCGCCGGATTTCTTTTCCAATTCTTCCTTTGCTTTTTCCTGTTCCAACTCGTAGAGTCTCGCCTTTAACATCTTAAACGCGGTATCCCTGTTTTTGATCTGGGATCTTTCGTTCTGACAAGCCACCACGATCCCGGTCGGCATGTGAGTGATACGAACTGCGGAGTCGGTCGTGTTGACGTGCTGACCGCCCGCGCCGGAGGAACGATAAACGTCGACTCGGATGTCCTTCTCTTCGATTTTGATGTCGATATCGTCGTCGATTTCAGGACTTACGTGAACCGATACGAAGGATGTATGTCTTCTTTTGTTCGCGTCAAACGGAGAAATCCGAACGAGTCTGTGAACTCCATTCTCCCCTTTCAAAAAGCCGAAAGCGAAATCGCCTATCACGTGTAAGGTGGCGTTCTTAATTCCCGCACCGTCCCCGGCTTGGATGTCTATTAGAGAATATTGATATCCTTTCTTCTCGAAATAACGCATATACATTCTGAGAAGCATTTCCGCCCAGTCCTGACTTTCGGTTCCGCCCGCTCCCGGATGGATGTTTAAGAACGCGGGTTTTAAGTCTTCCGGATTTTTAAGAGCGCCTAAAAGTTCCAGTTCTTCGAACTTTTCCTGAAGACGGTTGTATTCCGTGGAAAGTTCGCCGACTCCGTTTTCGCCTTTTTCATCCAGAGTCAGATCGACTAAATCAGGAAAATCTAATATATCTTGTTGGATCGTAAACCAAGGAGTTAGTTTTTTTTCCAGTTCGTTTTTCTTTTGACTGACGATTCTCGCTTCCTCCGGATTGTTCCAGAGGTCGGGATCTTCCGCCTTTTCGCTGAGCGCTTTCAGGCGATCCTTGTCCTGTTCGAGGTTTAAAAGTTTCCAACGATTGAGAAAATTCTCCTGTAATTCTTTGGAGACTCTTTTGAGTTCTTTTGCTGACTTTACTTCCATAATCTTTGCTTATAACCGAATTTGATAGGTTCCGAACGTATAGAACGAGCGGACTCATTGAAAAAGAAAATCTTCTTTATTCTCTCTTTCTTGTTCCCAGGAAAAAACCGTGTCCCTGAGTTGCGGAGTATTGCCTTCCACGGTGGCTACTAAGATGTATTCTTCTTTTTTTCTGAATTCTTCCGGATTCTTTTTGAGTATCAATTTGCCGGAACGGATTAGATCGAGAATATGAAGTAAAAACGGATCTTTTTCCGTTCTGGAAAGTTCTTTCATCGCGGAATAGAACGGTGTGATTCCCTTGTGAAACCAATCCACGATTTCTTTCTTACCGCTCGGCCAAAGTTGATTCAACTGAATCGTTTCCTCTCGGAGCAGGGACTTTCCTTGAAACGGTTTTTGAAGATGTCTGCACTGAAAATAAAGCTCGTGATTGATCTCTCTCGGAAACGTTTTTCCGTAACCGGAGCCGATCCATTCGATCCACGCTTTTTTTTCTTTGGCGGGTAGGGAAGGGATAAGAGCGAAAAGATAATTCTGATTTTTGAATATTCGAGAAGTTGAAAGATGATCCAGCACTTCGTACGGAATCATATATTGTCCCTTTTGCCATTCCAAAACCAAGGGAATTTTTTCGACGTCCAGATATTCCACTGGAGTTTCGGCGCTAACGACGTCCCCGAATTGCGTAAGAATGTAAATAAAGGAAAGAAGTTCCTGACGATTCATCTTTCGGATCAACGTATCGGGATCCAAGTTACGATGCAGAGCGTGTCTGAGTAGATTGTATTGTTCTACGGGAAATTGTACGGGAGAAAGAATGATCCCAAGAAATTTTTCCATTTTCTTGAGGCTATGTCTCTCCACGAGATCCAAATTTCCGGAAATCAAAAATGGCATAAGTTAAAGGGCTCTGTGTCCGATGTCTTTTCTATAAAACGTTTTGGGAGCCTGGATTTTTTCCAGGAAGGAATAAGCCTGGTCTACCGAACTCTTTAGATCGGTTCCTTGAGCTACTACTCCGAGAATTCTGCCCCCGGATGAAAAAACTTTTCCATCTTTTTTTAACGTTCCCGCATGAAAAAGATAAACGTTTTGACCAGACGTTTCCGGAAGGTTTAACGGAATATTTTTTTCGTAAGAATCGGGATATCCTTTCGCCGCAAGCACCACTACCGTCGACGCGCCGCTTTTTACCGCCGCTTTTACGTTTTCGATTTTGCCTGTGGAAGCTGTATAAAGAAGTTCTAATAGATCTCCGTCCAGCATCGCGAGTACACACTGCGTTTCGGGATCTCCGAATCTGCAGTTGAACTCCACGACTCTCGGTTCGCCGTCCGAAGAGATCATCAAACCCGCGTAAAGAAGTCCTCTGTAAGGATGTCCCTTTTTGCGGAAAGTCTCGAACATACGATCGAATACGCGTTCTTTCACTTTTTCTAATATAGTTTCGGTGACCACCGGCGCGGGACAATACGCTCCCATTCCTCCGGTGTTCGGTCCTTGATCTCCGTCGAAAGCCCTTTTGTGATCCTGAGCCGCGGGAAGAAGAAAGTAGGAATCTCCGTCCGAAACGGCGAAGATGGACGCTTCTTGTCCGTCCATAAATTCTTCGATAACGACTTGGTTGCCGCTCTCGCCGAATTTTTTGTCCTCGAAAATTTCCTTGAGCGCGTTGACCGCCATCTCCTTGGTCGTCGCCACGGTCACGCCTTTGCCCGCGGCCAAGCCGTCCGCTTTGATGACGATCGGAATCGACTTGGATTCCAAGTATTTTAAAGAAGATGAATATTCAGTAAACGTTTTATACTCCGCGGTGGGGACGTTCGCTTCCACCATCAGGGATTTTGCGAAATCCTTGGAGCCTTCCACTTGAGCGCAATAAGAATCGGGTCCAAACGTGGGGATTTTCAATTCCGCGGCCCAATCCGCAAAACCCGCGACCAGCGGATCTTCCGGTCCGACCACGATGAAGTCGAAAGGATTTTGTTTCAGATAGGATTGAACCGATTGTTTATCCAAAACTTGAAACGAATTCGAGGGAAGAATCTCCGAATCCGGAAAACCGCCGTTTCCCGGAAACACCTTCAATTCGCTTAACAACGGGGATTTACGAAGATGAAACGCGATCGCGCTTTCTCTTCCGCCGGAACCGATCAGAAGGACTTTCAACTTAGCTTGCAAGATTTTGAATCCCCTTTTTGAGAACTTCCACTTTGTCCACGAGCGTATTTAGTTTTTCCCTTTCTTTCTCGACCACGTCGGGAGCGGCTTTCGAAAGAAATCCTGGATTGGCCAGTTTCGCTTCGAGCTTTTCCTTTTCGACTTCGGATTTTTGAAGTTCCTTTTCAAGACGCGCTTTTTCCTTTTCGACGTCGATCAGTCCTTCCAAAGGAAGAATGATTTCTCCCTTTGCGAAGTGCGAAACAGAATCCGTTTTTTGAATCTCGTAGGATTCTTCGATTCGAATCGATTCGAGACGCGCGAGTTGTAAAAGAGAAACCTCGTTTTCGCGGATCGAAGAGATCGCAAGATCGTCTCCCGATTTTACGATCGCCTTACACTTCTTATCCGGTGTGACCCCGTTTTCGGAGCGCATAACGCGGATTTTGGTTACGATTTCCTGAAGAAGATTCAGCTTCTGAACGCCTAACGCGTCCGATGCGATCGGATAAGCGCTCGGATACGGAGTTGTTGCGATAAACTGATCCGAAAAAACGGAGTGAACTTCTTCGGTTAAAAACGGCATAAACGGATGCAAAAGTCCTAATGCACGAGTGAGCACGTCCACGAGAACCTGTTTGGCGACTTCCGCAGAACGCGGAGAAACTTTTCCATAGGCTCTCGGTTTAACGAGTTCGATATACCAATCGCAGAAATCTCCCCAAACAAATTCGTAGATCGCCGCGGCCATTTCGTAAAAATGAAATTTAGAATGCGCCTTGTCGTATTCTTCCAAACAACGATTGAATCTGGAAAGAATCCATTGGTCCATCGGTTCGAGATCTTTTTGGATTTCAGGAGTGATTCCGGTCGGTACGAAGGATTCTTCCAGGTTCATAAGAATGAATCGGGACGAGTTCCAGATCTTGTTGCAGAAGGAGCGATAACCGTCTAACCGCGATTCGTCGAAGAGGATATCCTTTCCTTCGGGAAGTGTGGCCGCGAGGAAGAATCGAAACGAATCCGTTCCGTATTTTTCCATCATCACGAGAGGGTCGATCACGTTGCCCACGGACTTGGAGAATTTTTTTCCGTCCTTATCCCGCACCAAACCGTGTATGAGTACTTTATGAAATGGTGGAGCTTGCATGAACTTCATTCCCATCATGATCATTCTGGAAACCCAAAAGAAGATGATGTCGAAGCCGGTCACAAGAACGGAAGTAGGGTAGTATTTTTTTAAGTCCTCCGTTTGATCCGGCCAACCCATCGTCGAGAACGGCCAGAGCTGCGAAGAAAACCAAGTGTCCAAAACGTCCGGATCCGGTTGCACTTCCTTAGAACCGCAGGAAGGACAAACGGTCACGGGAGTTTCGGAAACCTCGATGTGTTTGCAAGTTTTACAATGATACGCGGGAATTCTATGACCCCACCAAAGTTGTCTGGAGATACACCAATCTCGAATGTTGTTCATCCATTCGAAAAAAGTTTTTTCCCACATTCTCGGGACGAATTCCACCTGACCGCTTTGAACCGCTTGCACCGCGAGGTCCGCAAGAGGTTTGATTTTTACGAACCACTGAGTGGAAAGATACGGTTCGATCACCGCTCCTCCTCTCGAGTTGTGACCGACCGCGTGCACGTGGTCTTCGATTTTTTCGATCAGACCTTTCGCTTCCAGATCGGCCACTACCTTTTTGCGGGCGTCGAAACGATCGAGACCCTTGTAAGCGCCCGCGTTTTCGTTCATCGTTCCGTCCGGGTTCATCACGAGCAAAGGTTTGAGTCCGAGTCTTTGGCCCGCTTCGAAGTCGTTCGCGTCGTGAGCCGGAGTGATCTTAACAAGACCGGAACCGAATTCCTTATCCACGAAAGAATCGAACAAAAGAGGGATTTGTCTGTTCGTCAATGGAAGATCCAACATCACGTCCTTAAAGGACGCATAACGTGCGTCTTCCGGGTTCGCACAGACCGCGACGTCTCCGAGCATGGTTTCCGGTCTTGTCGTCGCAACGACTAAGAACTGATTCGGTTTTCCGTGAATCGGATATTTGATATGATAGAGCTTGCCTTTTGTTTCTCTGAACTCGACTTCGAGATCGGAGATCGCCGTTTGAGACGCGGGGCACCAGTTGATGATTCTTTCGCCGCGATAGATCAAACCTTCGTCGTATAGGGATTTAAAAACTTTGAACACGGCCTTGGAAAGACCTTCGTCGAACGTGAATCTTTCTCTGGACCAATCGACGGATTCTCCCAAAAGTTTTTGTTGGCGGGTGATCATACCACCGGAATGGTCTTTCCATTCCCAGACCTTGTTTACGAATTCTTCTCTCGTAAAATCGGTTCTCTTTTTTCCTTCTTTGGCGAGTTCTCTTTCGACGACCATCTGCGTTGCGATTCCGGCGTGATCCATACCGGGAAGCCAAAGAGTCGACTTGCCTTTTTTACGTTCGATTCGAACGAGAATATCTTGAATCGTATGATTGAGCGCGTGACCGATGTGCAACGATCCCGTAACGTTGGGAGGAGGGATTACGATGGAGAAAGATTCTTTCGAATTCGGATTCGGTACAAAGGACTTCTTTTCTTCCCAGAGTGAAATCCATTTACTCTCGACTTCTTTCGGTTCGTAGCGATCGCCTATTTGCTTTTTCATGGCCGTTAAAAAACAGGTTTTCCTGCTTTTTCCCGGGGTCAAGAGGATTCAAACGGAACCGTCTATCGGAAGCGAAAAATTGACCCCGAACCTAGTTTTTAAGCGAACGAGTATTTTGTCTCAAAGCGCTTTTTTTAGAGGGAGAATTTCTTTTAATCGCGATTCTTTCCTTTCCGTTTAAGGACTTCGTTTTAGATTTTAGAATGGAACGGATCGAACTTCGAATTTCCTTCCAAGGAATCGGGTTCTCGTCTCGAATCGTAAAACGGAATTTGGCGTCCACAAGGCTTGGAAATTTCTTTCTGATTTCGGTCAATGGAGCGGATTTACAGATATGAATCGAAATCGAATTCTTTTGCGCGCCGATCGCGATCCAGTTTTCGTTCAGATGATACGTGGGAATTTTCTGGTCCATAGATTCCAGAATTTCGGGAAAGGATTCGATGATCCACGCGCGGATCGAAAGGATTCTTTCCTTTTTGATTTCCGCCTGAGAATCTATATAACGCGAAATCCCGGAGGACATAACGAACGTTGGAACGGGGATGAATGAAAAAAAACACATAGCGAATCGGTCAAAAAATAAATTCCAAAACGAATTTCTATTTTGCCTTTCCTCCTTTAGAGTTTGAAGACTTTAGAGGATTCCGTTTCGCGTTGTTTTTATTCGATTGTTGTTTTTCAAATTCACGGGAAAACTTTCGAAGGTTTTCCACGGAGGCCATCAATTCTTCCTTGGGAAAGGGAAAATCGATCGGCACTTTGATTCCGAGTATGGACGAGAATAGTTCGTGCGAATTCTTTTCGTTTTCGTAGATCAGATCGGGGTCGGCGTCGCTCAGGCCCAACATGTAAAGTGCGAACTTTTCGTTCTGCACGTTGCTCATCGCGATGATGGCTTCCGCCAAAAAAACGGGAGGCATCTTGTTCGAAAACGATCCGTCCTCTTGTCCTTCGCGAATCAGATCGGTGAGAAAAGCGATGTCCCTTTTGATGACTTCCTTTTCCAGATTCGATTTGAGGATCAGGTTTTCGGGTAGATAAATCGCCTTTAAAAAAAAGAATATCATTTCCGGATTTTTTTGAATCCAATCGAAATGAAGTTCGTGAATCAGTTTCAATTTATCTAATGTGTTTTTCGGTTTTCTCGCGGCCACCGATTCGAGCAGATCGCGGGTCAGTTCGTCGGAAAGCGTTTTGATCAGTTCCATCAGAAGTTCTTCTTTGGAGCTGAAGTGATGATAGAACGTGCCTTTGGCGATTCCGAGTTCGTCGATGATGTCGTGAATCGAAGTGCTTTCGTAGCCCTTGGTAAAGAAAAAGTTTTTGGCGCAACCGAGAATGTCCTCTTTGCGTTCCTTTCCCTTTTGTATGTTCAGGTTTTGTTTTTTCATGGGCCAAAAACCGACCGACGGTCGGTCTATTTTCTGGGACCCGGATTGGCCCGGTCAATCAAAAATTTTTAGGGAAAATGTAGGAACTACCACGTTTTTCGAAAATGATCGGGAAGAATCGGAACGAATCTCGGAACATTCGGATTCTTTTTAAGAATGTAGGAACTCCTCTATTTTACGAAGCAAAAGAGAATATCCGTCTCCGCCTACGACTGAGGAAGCCGTCCGTAGAAG from Leptospira kmetyi serovar Malaysia str. Bejo-Iso9 harbors:
- a CDS encoding valine--tRNA ligase, with protein sequence MKKQIGDRYEPKEVESKWISLWEEKKSFVPNPNSKESFSIVIPPPNVTGSLHIGHALNHTIQDILVRIERKKGKSTLWLPGMDHAGIATQMVVERELAKEGKKRTDFTREEFVNKVWEWKDHSGGMITRQQKLLGESVDWSRERFTFDEGLSKAVFKVFKSLYDEGLIYRGERIINWCPASQTAISDLEVEFRETKGKLYHIKYPIHGKPNQFLVVATTRPETMLGDVAVCANPEDARYASFKDVMLDLPLTNRQIPLLFDSFVDKEFGSGLVKITPAHDANDFEAGQRLGLKPLLVMNPDGTMNENAGAYKGLDRFDARKKVVADLEAKGLIEKIEDHVHAVGHNSRGGAVIEPYLSTQWFVKIKPLADLAVQAVQSGQVEFVPRMWEKTFFEWMNNIRDWCISRQLWWGHRIPAYHCKTCKHIEVSETPVTVCPSCGSKEVQPDPDVLDTWFSSQLWPFSTMGWPDQTEDLKKYYPTSVLVTGFDIIFFWVSRMIMMGMKFMQAPPFHKVLIHGLVRDKDGKKFSKSVGNVIDPLVMMEKYGTDSFRFFLAATLPEGKDILFDESRLDGYRSFCNKIWNSSRFILMNLEESFVPTGITPEIQKDLEPMDQWILSRFNRCLEEYDKAHSKFHFYEMAAAIYEFVWGDFCDWYIELVKPRAYGKVSPRSAEVAKQVLVDVLTRALGLLHPFMPFLTEEVHSVFSDQFIATTPYPSAYPIASDALGVQKLNLLQEIVTKIRVMRSENGVTPDKKCKAIVKSGDDLAISSIRENEVSLLQLARLESIRIEESYEIQKTDSVSHFAKGEIILPLEGLIDVEKEKARLEKELQKSEVEKEKLEAKLANPGFLSKAAPDVVEKEREKLNTLVDKVEVLKKGIQNLAS
- the prfB gene encoding peptide chain release factor 2, whose protein sequence is MEVKSAKELKRVSKELQENFLNRWKLLNLEQDKDRLKALSEKAEDPDLWNNPEEARIVSQKKNELEKKLTPWFTIQQDILDFPDLVDLTLDEKGENGVGELSTEYNRLQEKFEELELLGALKNPEDLKPAFLNIHPGAGGTESQDWAEMLLRMYMRYFEKKGYQYSLIDIQAGDGAGIKNATLHVIGDFAFGFLKGENGVHRLVRISPFDANKRRHTSFVSVHVSPEIDDDIDIKIEEKDIRVDVYRSSGAGGQHVNTTDSAVRITHMPTGIVVACQNERSQIKNRDTAFKMLKARLYELEQEKAKEELEKKSGEKKDISWGSQIRSYVFHPYNLVKDHRTDHETGNVAAVMDGDIEPFILAFLKTL
- the purD gene encoding phosphoribosylamine--glycine ligase; this encodes MQAKLKVLLIGSGGRESAIAFHLRKSPLLSELKVFPGNGGFPDSEILPSNSFQVLDKQSVQSYLKQNPFDFIVVGPEDPLVAGFADWAAELKIPTFGPDSYCAQVEGSKDFAKSLMVEANVPTAEYKTFTEYSSSLKYLESKSIPIVIKADGLAAGKGVTVATTKEMAVNALKEIFEDKKFGESGNQVVIEEFMDGQEASIFAVSDGDSYFLLPAAQDHKRAFDGDQGPNTGGMGAYCPAPVVTETILEKVKERVFDRMFETFRKKGHPYRGLLYAGLMISSDGEPRVVEFNCRFGDPETQCVLAMLDGDLLELLYTASTGKIENVKAAVKSGASTVVVLAAKGYPDSYEKNIPLNLPETSGQNVYLFHAGTLKKDGKVFSSGGRILGVVAQGTDLKSSVDQAYSFLEKIQAPKTFYRKDIGHRAL
- a CDS encoding cellulase family glycosylhydrolase, which encodes MKKSALFLLSICVFVQQNCGTNDSEQNQILPFLSNGSNVSISVQNSQSTNVTFLSDTSFGISHSFDYRNLPEARRIVIGEKTYLTKTDPIFLDALGREATFRGFNISGNTKLVQHGFKPFQNESDAEIAFARLGKTTGSNLIRFTIAWEGVHTAVDTIDYSYLDAVIAQMKKAIALKMYVLVDYHQDLFSRNLFNKSSWYTGNGAPRWVTPSGTYPNEYCGIICANWSQNNLTNEAIRKAFRNFWNDASFNTSAGPRNMQTEFLWQLGKAAKYIQERLSTEEFDYVLGMDPFNEPVDGGMEGLSAAQWDNQKLWPFYRRVRQTLSANGWEAKSVYAEPLVFWNTNVGSAIVPPTGGGHLTTLPGAGFVFNSHFYDAGRMGTDLTGIDNATYFKYLDEIRKETRFLKIPAFLSEFGMWLNGTGAKDTPRMISAVYQAMEISDVEQPTKTRYADFYSLLVSGTQWHWDYYYDNHSEFMNGNTSKLITKKDAWNDENFSVIGNYGTTWNVDSKAIQRAYPRRSQGRILSFYYNTLGADSWNNAYSWGGIRPKTGGNVYFGDRRFAILIWKGRSSEAPSEIFLPPHFSSSNLIVVSDSKIYNKNLSSTIQNVSNESVLISDPDRVADSGSLFVSWDDPDAGEDSEKIHYVLIVDGNGVSYSDDFLASLQFDLNQRILAEKKSPVYLIGKMTYGGYPAQ
- a CDS encoding DUF1801 domain-containing protein, coding for MSSGISRYIDSQAEIKKERILSIRAWIIESFPEILESMDQKIPTYHLNENWIAIGAQKNSISIHICKSAPLTEIRKKFPSLVDAKFRFTIRDENPIPWKEIRSSIRSILKSKTKSLNGKERIAIKRNSPSKKSALRQNTRSLKN
- the crcB gene encoding fluoride efflux transporter CrcB — translated: MSLERTLLWIGLGGALGSVFRYLLQYWFGTVLGFTLPWGTLTANLFGSFLIGIVYAMFDRFPAFDPQLKFFLASGLCGGFTTFSTFSYETLQMFRTGNYILFFAYIVISVLGGIGLALFGVWVGKSF
- a CDS encoding TetR/AcrR family transcriptional regulator — encoded protein: MKKQNLNIQKGKERKEDILGCAKNFFFTKGYESTSIHDIIDELGIAKGTFYHHFSSKEELLMELIKTLSDELTRDLLESVAARKPKNTLDKLKLIHELHFDWIQKNPEMIFFFLKAIYLPENLILKSNLEKEVIKRDIAFLTDLIREGQEDGSFSNKMPPVFLAEAIIAMSNVQNEKFALYMLGLSDADPDLIYENEKNSHELFSSILGIKVPIDFPFPKEELMASVENLRKFSREFEKQQSNKNNAKRNPLKSSNSKGGKAK